Proteins encoded within one genomic window of Salipaludibacillus agaradhaerens:
- a CDS encoding GntR family transcriptional regulator, whose translation MSELLPITINENSRTPIYDQIETQLKALIVSGKLPAGTALPSIRKLASTLSCSVITTRRSYQNLEQHGYIKTIQGKGTFVEEIDIEDQDIQKQEAVKEVLSEAIRIGKSYQYSHDELSRLFQELLKEADQYD comes from the coding sequence ATGTCTGAACTATTACCGATTACGATTAATGAAAATAGCAGAACACCGATTTACGACCAAATTGAAACTCAATTAAAAGCGTTAATCGTCAGTGGGAAATTACCAGCTGGCACGGCACTTCCTTCAATTAGAAAGTTAGCCTCTACCTTATCATGTAGTGTCATTACAACCCGACGGTCTTATCAAAACTTGGAGCAACATGGTTATATTAAAACCATTCAAGGTAAAGGGACGTTTGTGGAAGAAATAGACATTGAGGATCAGGATATTCAAAAACAGGAAGCGGTTAAAGAGGTGCTAAGCGAAGCTATCCGTATTGGAAAAAGCTATCAATATTCACATGACGAATTATCTCGCTTATTTCAAGAACTATTAAAGGAGGCTGACCAGTATGATTGA
- a CDS encoding aminoglycoside N(3)-acetyltransferase produces the protein MKQLIETTDKMNTVESLSDSLKQMGVQGGKPLLVHSSLSALGWTNGGSVAVIQALIEVVTEEGTLVMPTQSGDLSDPKNWQSPAVPKEWWEEIRSTMPTYDPDKTPTCGMGQIAELFRTWPGVIRSGHPSLSFAAWGKSNAEIMADHPIAFGLGEASPLAKLYDADAYVLFLGTQYDTNTCFHLGEYRAPSYDLQWQGAPVTCNGQSQWMTYRDIILAEEEFSKMGNAFEQKYEVVKGQVGQAETRLFSLRQAVDFSTQWFTEKRKG, from the coding sequence ATGAAGCAGTTAATTGAAACGACAGATAAGATGAATACCGTTGAGTCACTATCAGACAGCTTAAAGCAGATGGGGGTTCAAGGCGGGAAGCCTCTTCTCGTCCACTCCTCATTATCAGCCCTTGGGTGGACAAACGGTGGTTCAGTAGCTGTGATACAGGCGTTAATAGAGGTAGTAACCGAGGAAGGGACACTTGTTATGCCTACGCAAAGCGGTGATTTAAGTGATCCGAAAAATTGGCAGTCACCTGCTGTACCGAAAGAGTGGTGGGAAGAGATTAGGTCGACGATGCCAACGTATGACCCTGATAAGACCCCCACATGCGGGATGGGACAAATCGCTGAATTATTCCGGACATGGCCTGGTGTTATAAGGAGTGGTCATCCTTCATTGTCTTTTGCGGCTTGGGGAAAGAGTAATGCTGAAATAATGGCGGATCACCCAATAGCATTTGGATTAGGTGAAGCGTCACCTCTAGCCAAATTATATGATGCGGATGCTTATGTCTTATTTTTAGGCACCCAATATGATACTAATACGTGCTTTCATCTAGGAGAATATCGTGCTCCCTCGTATGACTTACAATGGCAGGGAGCCCCGGTCACATGTAACGGTCAAAGCCAATGGATGACGTATCGTGATATTATACTTGCCGAAGAAGAGTTTTCTAAAATGGGTAATGCCTTTGAACAGAAGTATGAAGTTGTAAAAGGACAAGTGGGTCAAGCTGAAACACGATTATTTTCACTCCGACAGGCCGTTGATTTTTCAACTCAATGGTTTACTGAGAAAAGAAAAGGATAA
- a CDS encoding ABC transporter ATP-binding protein, with product MEKVLSVEGLGKKFKNTQAIKDISFHVNRGEIMAILGPNGAGKSTTIRNIMGIMYPDEGTITFHNHQEGDLPRHSIGYLPEERGLYKNVNVMDVLLYFAELKDYPVKKAKERALTYLKKLGLEGKEKSSVEELSKGMAQKVQLIASIIHEPELLILDEPFSGLDPVSQELFKEEIIALAAKGTAILLSSHQMNLVEELCDRLYMINQGRKVIYGTMDDVKEQYANFKCTIKGANDRTLLEKIPNVQRIEYTEGKSVLYLDGDVDASQWIPQLPKTLSIQEMAIDRISLHEIFIDIATGKDSHKEVPYA from the coding sequence GTGGAAAAGGTATTGAGTGTGGAAGGATTGGGTAAGAAATTTAAAAACACGCAAGCTATAAAAGATATTTCCTTTCACGTCAACAGAGGAGAAATCATGGCTATTTTAGGCCCGAATGGCGCAGGTAAATCCACGACAATCCGCAACATCATGGGCATTATGTATCCAGATGAGGGGACGATTACGTTCCATAACCACCAAGAAGGAGATTTACCGAGACATTCCATCGGCTATTTACCTGAAGAACGTGGACTTTATAAAAATGTCAATGTGATGGATGTGCTTCTCTACTTTGCTGAACTGAAAGATTACCCTGTAAAAAAAGCGAAGGAGCGAGCATTAACCTATTTAAAAAAATTAGGGCTTGAAGGGAAAGAAAAAAGCTCTGTGGAAGAGCTATCCAAAGGGATGGCACAAAAAGTGCAATTAATCGCATCCATTATCCACGAACCGGAACTTCTCATTTTAGACGAACCGTTTTCTGGTCTGGACCCCGTCAGCCAAGAATTATTTAAAGAGGAAATCATCGCGCTCGCTGCCAAAGGAACGGCGATTCTATTATCTTCTCATCAAATGAATCTAGTGGAAGAGCTGTGTGATCGTCTCTACATGATTAACCAAGGACGAAAAGTTATCTACGGCACAATGGATGACGTTAAGGAACAGTATGCTAACTTTAAGTGTACGATAAAAGGGGCTAATGATCGCACTCTCTTAGAGAAAATTCCGAATGTTCAGCGTATTGAGTATACGGAAGGGAAATCAGTGCTTTATTTAGATGGAGACGTGGATGCCTCCCAATGGATTCCACAGCTTCCTAAAACACTCTCCATTCAAGAAATGGCAATTGACCGTATATCGTTACATGAAATCTTTATTGATATTGCCACAGGAAAGGACAGTCATAAGGAGGTGCCGTATGCGTAA
- the abc-f gene encoding ribosomal protection-like ABC-F family protein gives MIRCSGKNITQSFTGESILTNITFEIKAGERIGIVGRNGSGKTTLLRLLASEETPTSGHIHWKKGTAIGYLAQIPHYPKEMTVREVLLTAFENLRAMEKELIELEKQMADERDEQALMKLASLYGEKQEHFSAVGGYEIESQLNKVACGLHLMALLDTAFNSISGGEKTKVCLAVLLLKKPDLLLLDEPTNHLDLEAVEWLTGFLKGVDGTVVIVSHDRYFLDDTVTKIMDLEEGELTIYHTNYSRYVKEKEKRLLDEFQKYEQQQKKIKKMKEAIKRLRDWANRANPPNEGLHKRARNMERALQRMTKIARPPIDKKKMALHLEATHRSGTDVLVMDNLSKVFNTKNVLQNIALHLRYKERIVIIGNNGAGKSTLLHIILGLLTPDRGSVKIGSGVKIGYLAQHVFHDNVLQGKSVMEVYREVVAVSEEEARHHLARFLFFGYAVYKNISQLSGGEKMRLRLAQLMYQDINLLVLDEPTNHLDIESRDVLEEVLESFDGTVLAVSHDRYFINKLFDRVCWLNKGKLHVFEGDYEWAKRKMKEMEDVKKKEILSSSTPALVSQKTRRTVGEVEVALEQVESQLYALEEEMGSADEYQALEKKREALYIELASLEEDENEAVN, from the coding sequence ATGATTAGATGCAGCGGGAAAAATATTACCCAGTCATTTACTGGTGAATCTATATTAACTAATATTACTTTTGAGATAAAAGCTGGAGAACGTATCGGCATTGTAGGACGGAATGGAAGTGGGAAAACAACGTTATTACGTCTATTAGCAAGTGAAGAGACACCAACTAGTGGCCATATACATTGGAAAAAAGGAACGGCGATAGGATATTTAGCACAAATACCTCATTATCCTAAAGAAATGACAGTAAGGGAGGTCCTTTTAACAGCCTTCGAAAATTTGCGAGCGATGGAAAAAGAATTAATTGAGCTAGAAAAGCAAATGGCTGATGAACGAGATGAACAAGCTTTAATGAAGCTAGCCAGTCTTTACGGAGAAAAACAAGAGCATTTTAGTGCTGTTGGAGGTTATGAAATAGAGAGTCAATTAAATAAAGTTGCTTGTGGTCTTCACCTAATGGCTCTCCTTGATACCGCATTTAACAGCATTAGTGGTGGTGAGAAAACAAAAGTTTGTTTAGCTGTCCTCTTACTTAAAAAACCCGATCTATTACTCTTAGATGAACCGACTAACCATCTGGATTTAGAGGCTGTCGAATGGTTGACTGGCTTCTTAAAAGGAGTGGATGGAACGGTTGTTATTGTCTCGCATGATCGCTATTTTCTCGATGATACGGTGACAAAAATAATGGATTTAGAAGAGGGCGAACTAACAATTTATCATACGAATTATTCACGCTATGTGAAAGAAAAAGAAAAACGGCTGTTAGATGAGTTTCAAAAATATGAACAGCAACAAAAAAAGATTAAAAAAATGAAAGAAGCCATTAAACGTTTAAGAGACTGGGCAAATAGAGCGAATCCCCCTAATGAAGGGCTACACAAACGAGCGAGGAATATGGAGAGAGCCTTACAACGAATGACGAAAATAGCTCGTCCTCCCATCGACAAAAAGAAAATGGCTTTACACCTAGAGGCTACTCACCGAAGTGGTACAGATGTGCTTGTAATGGATAATCTCTCGAAAGTCTTTAACACAAAAAACGTGCTACAAAATATTGCACTGCATCTTCGGTATAAAGAGCGCATCGTCATTATTGGAAACAATGGTGCAGGTAAATCAACCCTTCTTCACATTATTCTAGGTTTGCTGACGCCAGATAGGGGGAGTGTCAAAATAGGCAGCGGAGTGAAGATTGGCTACCTTGCTCAACACGTATTTCATGATAACGTCCTGCAAGGTAAATCTGTGATGGAAGTGTATCGTGAGGTGGTGGCTGTGTCAGAGGAGGAGGCTCGTCACCATTTAGCACGGTTTTTGTTTTTTGGCTATGCCGTTTATAAAAATATTTCTCAGCTTAGTGGCGGAGAGAAAATGCGACTACGGCTAGCACAGTTAATGTATCAAGATATTAATCTTCTTGTACTTGATGAGCCGACCAATCACCTTGACATTGAGTCACGGGATGTCTTAGAAGAAGTCCTTGAATCGTTCGATGGTACGGTATTAGCGGTGTCACATGATAGGTACTTCATTAATAAATTGTTTGACCGTGTTTGTTGGTTAAATAAGGGAAAGCTGCACGTGTTTGAGGGGGATTATGAGTGGGCTAAACGGAAAATGAAAGAAATGGAGGACGTGAAGAAAAAGGAAATACTCTCATCTAGTACGCCAGCGCTAGTTAGTCAAAAAACGAGACGAACAGTAGGCGAAGTGGAAGTGGCGCTTGAACAAGTGGAAAGCCAGTTGTACGCACTAGAAGAAGAGATGGGATCAGCCGATGAATATCAAGCATTAGAGAAGAAAAGGGAGGCGCTTTACATTGAATTAGCGTCCCTTGAGGAGGACGAAAATGAAGCAGTTAATTGA
- a CDS encoding GerAB/ArcD/ProY family transporter, which produces MAHDMTRHLERISQTQLMMGMFFFVFGSHGFLMSPLIEKGSYAAGAGMLLANVIGGVIVWAAVILCRSLPSTSFIDDGHLVLGKCLHYLFMAYLGFFFFHLAAFYVRQFNDFIVQTFLPGTPNAMIAFLITFIIVVAVRAGIEPIFRFAQVFFLFTIFSSLIIPFLLGKDLNFDMSIAFVTHVIKPVLLQSAMYTTPWYADMVVIVFFYHALARQQKTIKSVFVGSLLTTFVFLPFTINIIMRFGPYLSAEMTYSGHELLRSISVADFLENVDPFFISLWFYAVVIKVCICFYSATLVAAKVCGLRDYRVLVPAIGFFLFGFSMHMSENASEVYHFLLESWVGYAWIVVLIPVLYLVVAKLRGINQETIHNENY; this is translated from the coding sequence ATGGCTCACGATATGACGCGTCATTTGGAGAGAATTTCACAGACACAGTTGATGATGGGGATGTTCTTTTTTGTGTTTGGAAGCCACGGTTTTCTCATGAGTCCATTAATAGAAAAGGGAAGTTATGCCGCTGGGGCGGGGATGTTGTTGGCTAATGTTATAGGGGGAGTGATCGTGTGGGCAGCTGTGATTTTATGTCGTTCATTGCCTAGCACGTCATTTATTGATGATGGGCATCTCGTTCTCGGGAAGTGTTTGCACTATCTTTTTATGGCGTATTTAGGCTTTTTTTTCTTCCATTTAGCAGCCTTTTATGTCAGACAGTTTAACGATTTTATTGTGCAAACCTTCTTGCCGGGTACGCCAAATGCCATGATAGCATTTTTAATAACGTTCATAATTGTAGTGGCGGTTCGAGCTGGAATAGAACCGATTTTCCGTTTTGCACAAGTATTCTTTCTGTTTACCATTTTCAGTTCATTAATCATCCCCTTTTTACTAGGGAAAGATCTAAATTTTGATATGTCTATCGCATTTGTAACGCATGTCATAAAACCTGTTTTATTACAATCTGCCATGTATACAACGCCGTGGTATGCAGACATGGTCGTTATTGTATTCTTTTATCATGCGTTAGCCCGCCAGCAAAAAACGATTAAAAGTGTTTTTGTCGGTTCGCTTTTGACGACTTTCGTCTTTCTACCTTTTACAATAAACATTATTATGCGATTTGGACCGTATCTTTCAGCGGAAATGACTTATTCAGGACACGAACTTCTGAGATCTATTAGTGTGGCTGATTTTTTAGAGAATGTTGATCCGTTTTTTATATCGCTATGGTTTTATGCTGTTGTTATTAAAGTGTGTATATGTTTTTATAGTGCTACCCTCGTTGCTGCAAAAGTATGTGGATTAAGAGATTACCGCGTGCTTGTTCCTGCAATAGGCTTTTTTCTTTTTGGATTCAGTATGCATATGAGTGAGAATGCGTCAGAGGTGTACCACTTTTTGCTCGAAAGCTGGGTTGGCTATGCATGGATTGTCGTATTAATTCCAGTGTTGTACCTTGTAGTTGCTAAACTGAGAGGGATCAATCAGGAAACGATACATAATGAAAACTATTAA
- a CDS encoding ABC transporter permease, whose translation MRNSLKVAKWEVKRNLKHKSFLISLFLTPLIFIFFFTVPTLFQGSDDDQEELIVDVYVTDELGVTEDIERLVQDMANYWVVHRAADSEQALEEVKEAERAVYLPLTEENITSGTIDVFASTELGEVEFSQLMAIEPIIKAAQLEEYGFTDDEVAVAVNPIALERQSADTSSEMNENDIDMGPSFERIIPAGFAGLILFSVVITGMMIFQSASQEKKEKVAEMVLSSLTPTELMQGKIIGYFALGLIQSIVWIGVASPIIVWRFDLPVMTYLFVPELAVLIFIALAGYLLFAAIFVGIGATVEDMTASSNFQGLIFMLPWLPFILIGPILHDPEGLIAQVGSFIPVTAPGVLLIRLAILEEWPWIELILALVVLVISIWLLMKLAGKIFKTGILMYGKNATPKEIWKWMRQ comes from the coding sequence ATGCGTAACAGTTTAAAGGTAGCTAAGTGGGAAGTGAAACGAAATTTAAAACATAAGTCATTTCTTATTTCATTATTCTTAACGCCGCTAATTTTTATTTTCTTTTTTACGGTTCCCACGTTATTTCAAGGATCTGACGATGACCAAGAAGAGCTCATTGTTGATGTGTATGTTACAGATGAGTTAGGCGTGACAGAAGATATTGAAAGATTGGTACAAGACATGGCGAATTATTGGGTCGTCCATAGAGCAGCTGATTCTGAGCAAGCGTTAGAAGAAGTAAAAGAGGCTGAACGAGCGGTGTATCTTCCTTTAACAGAAGAGAACATAACGTCCGGTACGATTGACGTGTTTGCTTCAACAGAATTGGGTGAGGTTGAGTTTAGTCAGCTTATGGCGATTGAACCGATTATAAAAGCAGCTCAGCTGGAAGAGTACGGCTTTACAGATGATGAAGTAGCCGTTGCCGTTAATCCGATCGCCTTAGAGCGACAAAGCGCCGATACTTCATCAGAAATGAATGAAAATGACATAGACATGGGGCCGTCATTTGAACGCATTATCCCGGCAGGATTCGCTGGACTCATTTTATTTTCAGTCGTCATTACAGGGATGATGATATTTCAAAGCGCGTCTCAAGAGAAGAAAGAAAAGGTAGCAGAGATGGTGTTGTCGTCACTAACACCGACAGAGCTTATGCAAGGAAAAATTATTGGCTATTTTGCATTAGGGCTTATTCAAAGTATCGTATGGATTGGTGTCGCTTCTCCAATAATCGTTTGGCGATTTGACCTCCCTGTTATGACTTATTTGTTTGTGCCTGAACTAGCCGTCTTAATATTCATCGCTTTAGCAGGTTACTTACTGTTTGCAGCTATCTTTGTAGGTATCGGGGCTACCGTGGAGGATATGACAGCATCAAGTAATTTTCAAGGGCTTATTTTCATGCTCCCATGGCTGCCATTTATTCTAATTGGGCCAATTTTACACGACCCAGAAGGATTGATTGCTCAAGTAGGTTCCTTCATTCCTGTAACAGCTCCAGGTGTTTTGCTCATTCGATTAGCCATATTGGAAGAATGGCCTTGGATTGAACTTATATTAGCACTAGTCGTGCTTGTCATAAGTATTTGGTTGTTAATGAAATTAGCTGGGAAGATCTTCAAAACAGGTATTTTGATGTACGGAAAAAATGCTACTCCTAAAGAGATTTGGAAATGGATGAGACAATAG
- a CDS encoding LytTR family transcriptional regulator DNA-binding domain-containing protein — MVLFEMKDVEKRRENTIVFSPFHLSINEGEIVSVHTTTDGRQQLLNWLTGNDPITGGEIRIGNSELTSGDWTYMPELGVIFLEEGVYPRLSVKDHLVFLKRLFQSKEKVDIVARKLQLEHRLQTKAKHLSYSEMRRLTMAKLYFQNPLVMVIEEPDQNVDIETKRIFINLLYELKEEGKSLLILTSNMEAAITFGESVYRLNENGLETVDMKTGYSDPPASIDELTDFKINKIPSKVNDKLILFDPTEIDYIESYSGQSHLHIRNESFKCVFTMQELEDKLRSFGFFRCHRSYIVNLQKVREVMTWTRNSYSLIIDDKGHSQIPLSKNKMAELKDILGLK, encoded by the coding sequence ATGGTTTTATTTGAAATGAAAGACGTGGAAAAACGGCGGGAAAATACAATTGTTTTTTCACCTTTTCATCTTTCAATAAATGAAGGAGAAATAGTATCAGTTCATACAACGACTGATGGTCGCCAGCAACTGTTAAATTGGCTGACTGGAAATGACCCGATTACAGGTGGGGAAATACGTATTGGAAACAGTGAACTAACAAGTGGTGATTGGACGTATATGCCAGAATTGGGTGTGATATTTCTTGAGGAGGGCGTATATCCACGTTTAAGTGTGAAAGATCACCTTGTTTTTTTAAAAAGACTCTTTCAATCAAAGGAAAAGGTTGATATTGTCGCTCGTAAACTCCAGCTTGAACATCGATTGCAAACGAAAGCTAAGCATCTGTCATATTCTGAAATGAGACGCTTGACTATGGCGAAGCTATATTTTCAAAATCCTCTGGTTATGGTGATAGAAGAGCCAGATCAAAATGTGGACATAGAAACAAAACGGATTTTCATTAATCTTCTTTATGAACTTAAAGAAGAGGGGAAATCACTGTTAATTTTGACAAGTAACATGGAGGCAGCTATAACTTTTGGTGAATCTGTGTACCGTCTTAATGAAAATGGATTAGAAACTGTGGACATGAAGACAGGCTATTCCGATCCCCCTGCTTCTATTGACGAACTAACAGATTTTAAAATTAACAAAATTCCATCGAAAGTAAACGACAAACTCATTCTGTTTGATCCAACAGAAATTGACTATATAGAAAGCTATAGTGGTCAATCCCATTTACACATCCGCAATGAATCTTTTAAGTGTGTTTTCACCATGCAGGAGTTAGAGGATAAATTACGGTCTTTCGGCTTTTTTCGCTGTCATCGTTCTTATATAGTTAACTTACAAAAAGTAAGAGAAGTGATGACGTGGACGAGAAATAGCTATAGCCTTATTATTGATGACAAAGGACATTCACAAATTCCCCTTTCAAAAAACAAAATGGCGGAATTAAAGGATATATTGGGGTTAAAATAA
- a CDS encoding RAxF-45 family protein: MNQAVFNIARQRYVTFLYIVRAVFYAVAVKGGSLPFFSNFIKSNKTVRASLSQDIIRTSDVGELT, from the coding sequence ATGAATCAAGCTGTTTTTAACATAGCACGACAACGTTATGTCACATTTTTATATATTGTTCGTGCTGTTTTTTATGCTGTTGCCGTCAAAGGGGGAAGTCTGCCCTTTTTTAGCAACTTCATAAAAAGTAATAAAACAGTAAGAGCATCTCTATCCCAAGATATAATAAGAACGAGCGACGTGGGAGAGCTTACTTAA
- a CDS encoding ATP-binding cassette domain-containing protein, which produces MIEMTGVTKTIDKTFTFGPVDFKIEPGTVTALIGNNGAGKSTLLRILTGMVFNDGGTIMRFSSHIKDVEWKEHIGYVPQTMIGYDYFTLSQLADLYRIGFKEWDEEAFQRLIDIFDLPLSKRLDAMSTGMQKQGLFVLALARRTKLLIMDEPLAGVDIESQVKMRELWVNYLDEDPERAILFATHIPEEVKEFADYIVCMYGGGITGTYEKDELQQQYGRIWVTAREEELRNLPGVIDVKLSGTACEVMTKALPETEQILANKDYEVVMRQSLSFTDILHALLKENRQKEKV; this is translated from the coding sequence ATGATTGAAATGACAGGCGTGACGAAAACAATTGATAAGACCTTTACATTCGGACCAGTTGATTTTAAGATTGAGCCGGGAACAGTGACAGCTTTAATCGGTAACAATGGCGCAGGGAAAAGCACATTACTGCGCATATTGACAGGGATGGTCTTTAATGATGGCGGAACAATTATGCGGTTTAGTTCTCACATAAAGGATGTGGAGTGGAAAGAGCACATCGGTTACGTTCCCCAAACAATGATTGGCTATGACTACTTTACATTATCTCAGTTAGCTGACCTTTACAGAATTGGGTTTAAAGAGTGGGATGAGGAGGCTTTTCAAAGATTAATAGACATATTTGATCTGCCACTTTCAAAACGGCTCGATGCGATGTCTACTGGTATGCAAAAACAAGGACTTTTTGTACTCGCCTTAGCACGGAGAACAAAGCTACTTATTATGGATGAGCCGTTAGCTGGGGTAGATATAGAAAGTCAAGTTAAAATGAGAGAGTTGTGGGTCAATTACCTTGATGAAGATCCGGAAAGAGCTATATTATTTGCCACCCATATCCCAGAAGAAGTAAAAGAATTTGCAGATTATATTGTATGTATGTACGGGGGAGGGATAACTGGGACATACGAAAAGGATGAGCTTCAGCAACAATACGGTCGAATATGGGTTACTGCTAGAGAAGAAGAATTACGAAACCTCCCCGGTGTCATAGACGTAAAGCTTAGTGGTACGGCATGCGAGGTTATGACAAAAGCATTACCAGAAACAGAGCAAATACTGGCTAATAAAGATTATGAGGTTGTTATGCGCCAGTCTCTTAGCTTCACAGATATTTTACACGCGCTTTTAAAAGAGAATAGGCAAAAGGAGAAGGTGTGA
- a CDS encoding ABC transporter ATP-binding protein yields the protein MNAMISVEELNKHFSHEKALDGLTFDVKQGEIFGFLGPSGAGKTTTIKILTGQLLPTSGKATLFNVDSKAVGTPKYLKRLGIMTDNSGLYQRLNVYENLKLYAELYEVPNPKERIRDVLKVVNLSDSQKKQVSKLSKGMTQRVLLARAILHEPELLFLDEPTAALDPSNSQHIHNGLRELNKKGTTIFLTTHDMFEAETLCDRVAFLNKGRVQLLDEPRKLRRQFSDNTVTVELANGEKRVLSMGTESAQSLYDLMKSGEVMAITSNEPTLGDIFVNITGRELV from the coding sequence ATGAACGCAATGATAAGTGTGGAGGAATTAAATAAACATTTCTCTCATGAAAAAGCGCTGGATGGACTAACATTTGATGTGAAACAGGGAGAAATTTTTGGCTTTCTCGGCCCAAGCGGCGCAGGGAAAACAACGACGATTAAAATTTTAACGGGGCAACTTCTTCCGACTAGCGGAAAAGCCACGTTATTTAATGTTGACTCTAAGGCAGTAGGAACCCCAAAGTACCTAAAACGTTTGGGAATCATGACTGATAACAGTGGTTTATATCAAAGACTAAATGTTTATGAAAATCTGAAATTGTATGCCGAGTTGTACGAGGTTCCGAATCCGAAAGAGCGAATACGTGATGTGTTGAAGGTTGTGAATCTGTCAGACTCACAGAAAAAACAAGTGTCGAAGTTGTCGAAGGGCATGACTCAAAGAGTGCTCCTTGCCAGGGCTATTTTGCATGAACCAGAATTACTTTTCCTTGATGAACCGACGGCAGCTCTTGATCCGTCTAATTCGCAACATATCCATAATGGATTACGAGAATTGAATAAAAAGGGAACGACGATTTTTTTGACGACACATGACATGTTTGAGGCGGAAACATTGTGCGATCGCGTAGCGTTTTTAAATAAAGGCCGTGTGCAACTTCTTGATGAACCAAGAAAACTTCGGCGGCAGTTTTCAGACAACACGGTAACAGTAGAATTAGCCAATGGAGAGAAACGGGTTTTATCAATGGGAACAGAAAGCGCACAATCCCTGTATGACCTTATGAAAAGTGGAGAGGTAATGGCTATCACGTCCAATGAACCAACTTTAGGTGACATTTTTGTGAATATTACAGGGAGGGAATTGGTATGA
- a CDS encoding ABC transporter permease: MTFSMKRMYAIFNKDLKDLSKNMYVLTTIITPVVLAFLFSRQDELILQMHYLIINLTFATVATFVQSALIAEEKEKNTLRGLMMSPASIGEILIGKSLVSTIMTVVTLIVCMRIMGYSLGDAPIIITAFVLVISFYIALGTWLGLVTRSLIEASIVIVPIMFLLGMGTLLIEIIGEYPILSFLEYFPNFQLEFLALRVEEGASWTNLGSYFGTIVLWLIAMCILTVVTYRKRAVNGE; encoded by the coding sequence ATGACATTTTCAATGAAAAGAATGTACGCCATTTTTAATAAAGACTTGAAAGATTTATCTAAAAATATGTATGTACTCACAACGATTATTACGCCCGTTGTTTTAGCTTTCCTTTTCTCAAGACAAGATGAACTCATATTGCAAATGCATTATTTAATTATAAACCTAACCTTTGCTACAGTAGCGACATTTGTCCAAAGTGCTCTCATAGCAGAAGAAAAAGAAAAGAATACGCTGAGAGGACTGATGATGTCTCCTGCTTCTATTGGTGAAATTCTTATTGGGAAAAGTCTCGTAAGTACTATTATGACGGTGGTTACTTTAATTGTATGTATGCGCATTATGGGGTATTCACTTGGGGATGCACCAATCATTATCACCGCTTTTGTCCTGGTGATTAGTTTTTACATCGCACTCGGTACGTGGCTTGGCCTCGTCACCCGGTCACTGATTGAAGCATCTATTGTGATTGTACCAATTATGTTTCTTTTAGGAATGGGAACCTTGTTAATTGAAATTATCGGTGAATATCCAATCCTGTCGTTTTTAGAATATTTCCCGAATTTTCAGCTAGAGTTTTTAGCCTTACGTGTGGAAGAAGGAGCTAGTTGGACAAACTTAGGCAGTTATTTTGGCACCATCGTGCTTTGGCTTATCGCTATGTGTATTCTCACCGTTGTCACCTATCGAAAACGTGCAGTTAATGGAGAATAA